One genomic segment of Canis lupus baileyi chromosome 9, mCanLup2.hap1, whole genome shotgun sequence includes these proteins:
- the FOXA1 gene encoding hepatocyte nuclear factor 3-alpha: MLGTVKMEGHESSDWNSYYADTQEAYSSVPVSNMNSGLGSMNSMNTYMTMNTMTTSGNMTPASFNMSYANPGLGAGLSPGAVAGMPGGSAGSMNSMTAAGVTAMGTALSPGGMGAMGAQPAASMNGLGPYAAAMNPCMSPMGYAPSNLGRSRAGGGGDAKTFKRSYPHAKPPYSYISLITMAIQQAPSKMLTLSEIYQWIMDLFPYYRQNQQRWQNSIRHSLSFNDCFVKVARSPDKPGKGSYWTLHPDSGNMFENGCYLRRQKRFKCEKQPGAGAGGGGGGGGGGGGGGGAKGGPESRKDPASAANPSANSPLHRGVHGKAGQLEGAPGPGPAASPQTLDHGGATATGGASELKTPPSSAAPPISSGPGSLVSVPPSHPAHGLAPHESQLHLKGDPHYSFNHPFSINNLMSSSEQQHKLDFKAYEQALQYSPYGAALPASLPLGSASVATRSPIEPSALEPAYYQGVYSRPVLNTS, encoded by the exons ATGTTAGGGACTGTGAAGATGGAAGGGCATGAGAGCAGCGACTGGAACAGCTACTACGCGGACACACAGGAG GCCTACTCCTCCGTCCCGGTCAGCAACATGAACTCGGGCCTGGGCTCTATGAACTCCATGAACACCTACATGACCATGAACACCATGACCACCAGCGGCAACATGACGCCGGCTTCGTTCAACATGTCCTACGCGAACCCGGGCCTGGGCGCCGGCCTGAGTCCGGGCGCCGTGGCGGGCATGCCGGGCGGCTCCGCGGGCTCCATGAACAGCATGACGGCGGCGGGCGTGACGGCCATGGGCACGGCGCTGAGCCCCGGCGGCATGGGCGCCATGGGCGCGCAGCCCGCGGCCTCCATGAACGGCCTGGGCCCCTACGCGGCTGCCATGAACCCGTGCATGAGCCCCATGGGGTACGCGCCGTCCAACCTGGGCCGcagccgggcgggcggcggcggcgacgccAAGACTTTCAAGCGCAGCTACCCGCACGCCAAGCCGCCCTACTCGTACATCTCGCTCATCACCATGGCCATCCAGCAGGCGCCCAGCAAGATGCTCACGCTGAGCGAGATCTACCAGTGGATCATGGACCTCTTCCCCTACTACCGGCAGAATCAGCAGCGCTGGCAGAACTCCATTCGGCACTCGCTCTCCTTCAACGACTGCTTCGTCAAAGTGGCGCGCTCGCCGGACAAGCCGGGCAAGGGCTCCTACTGGACGCTGCACCCGGACTCCGGCAACATGTTTGAGAACGGCTGTTACTTGCGCCGCCAGAAGCGCTTCAAGTGCGAGAAgcagccgggggccggggccgggggcgggggcgggggcggcggcggcggcggcggcggcggcggagccaAGGGCGGTCCCGAGAGCCGCAAGGACCCCGCGAGCGCCGCCAACCCCAGCGCCAACTCGCCGCTCCACCGCGGCGTGCACGGCAAGGCGGGCCAGCTAGAGGGCGCGCCGGGCCCCGGGCCGGCTGCCAGCCCCCAGACTCTGGACCACGGCGGGGCCACGGCAACAGGGGGCGCCTCGGAGTTGAAGACCCCACCCTCCTCGGCGGCGCCCCCGATCAGCTCCGGGCCGGGGTCGCTGGTGtctgtgcccccctcccacccGGCGCATGGCCTGGCACCCCACGAGTCCCAGCTGCACCTGAAAGGGGACCCCCATTACTCTTTCAACCACCCCTTCTCCATCAACAACCTCATGTCCTCCTCGGAGCAGCAGCACAAGCTGGACTTCAAGGCCTATGAGCAGGCACTACAGTACTCGCCCTACGGCGCTGCGTTGCCCGCCAGCCTGCCCCTCGGCAGCGCCTCGGTGGCCACCAGGAGCCCCATCGAGCCCTCAGCCCTGGAGCCGGCCTACTACCAAGGTGTGTATTCCAGACCCGTCTTAAACACTTCCTAG